A portion of the Myxococcales bacterium genome contains these proteins:
- the secA gene encoding preprotein translocase subunit SecA: MLTWALKKLFGTSHEREIKKLRPRVEAINGFEPVISKLSDAELKAKTAEFKQKLENGATLDDILHEAFAVAREAGKRSLRMRHFDVQLIGGMVLHSGCIAEMRTGEGKTLVATLACYLNALEGRGVHVVTVNDYLARRDAEWMGRLYGFLGLSTGVVVNSQSDGEKRRAYKSDITYGQNNEFGFDYLRDNMKFSALDYAQRELNFAIVDEVDSILIDEARTPLIISGQQEASSHKYQTINEVIPRLRKDEHYTVDEKGHSVALTEEGIESAQKLMGVTNLYDPQNLESLHILNQCLRSHSLYKRDVNYLVTDDGKVLIIDEFTGRVLPGRRWSDGLHQAVEAKENVRIQEETRTMATITFQNLFRLYRKLGGMTGTADTEASEFHSTYKLSVISVPTNKGIGRVDHEDVVYKTEKEKFAALTREILEFHERGQPILVGTTSVEKSTAIAKILTKQGIPHAVLNAKQHEKEAYVVAQAGRKGAITVSTNMAGRGTDIILGGNAEMLAKLEFKEQGRDQDLDPEGYLKTVEKYEERGRAEGEEVKAAGGLHIIGTERHESRRIDNQLRGRAGRQGDPGSSRFYLSLEDDLMRIFAGDKVKSLMERMGMPDDEPIVHPWVTKSIGDAQSKVEARNFDIRKHLLEYDDVMNEQRKTVYRLRQQLLVGRYLPEVVDDEGKPTGELRKIAANDEIRESIKTSVRDMVLFFAETADGAPRPETVEQVKSLRDLDELVQHVYQFWGYKFDPKDGDRAAPQKLYERLHTELAQSLTEQRERLLDLIDAVLSAMVEESCPRNVPPEDWKWAEMRDSFAEYFGEKAPEEIEQLADPADVAHALYKAAHAVLEGKEKDKDKGMGLELLLRVFRMIYLNEIDRSWVEHLTSMEHLRDGIGLRGYGQRDPKQEYKKEGYDLFVNMMLASSSSVITQVFKAQVQRETEVDELERLELERHRAALESVQMRHGSIVDGSPADGDDGSVPPPAMRSRPPQARVSQKPAPKVGRNDPCPCGSGQKFRQCHGAALEPEGGADDATP; encoded by the coding sequence ATGCTCACCTGGGCTCTCAAGAAACTCTTCGGCACCTCGCACGAGCGAGAGATCAAAAAGCTCCGTCCCCGCGTCGAGGCCATCAACGGCTTCGAGCCGGTGATCTCCAAACTGTCGGACGCCGAGCTCAAGGCCAAGACCGCCGAGTTCAAGCAGAAGCTCGAGAACGGCGCGACCCTCGACGACATCCTCCACGAAGCCTTCGCCGTCGCCCGCGAGGCCGGCAAGCGCTCGCTCCGGATGCGGCACTTCGATGTGCAGCTCATCGGAGGCATGGTCCTTCACTCGGGTTGCATCGCCGAGATGCGGACCGGTGAGGGCAAGACCCTCGTGGCCACGCTCGCCTGTTACCTGAACGCGCTCGAAGGCCGCGGCGTCCACGTCGTCACCGTGAACGATTACCTCGCGCGCCGCGACGCCGAGTGGATGGGACGCCTCTACGGCTTCCTCGGCCTTTCGACCGGCGTTGTCGTGAACTCGCAATCCGACGGCGAGAAGCGCCGCGCCTACAAGAGCGACATCACCTACGGCCAGAACAACGAGTTCGGCTTCGACTACCTGCGCGACAACATGAAGTTCAGCGCGCTCGACTACGCGCAGCGCGAGCTCAACTTCGCCATCGTCGACGAGGTCGACTCGATCCTCATCGACGAAGCCCGCACGCCGCTCATCATCAGCGGCCAACAAGAAGCGTCGAGCCACAAGTACCAGACCATCAACGAGGTCATTCCGCGCCTTCGCAAAGACGAGCACTACACCGTCGACGAGAAGGGCCACTCGGTGGCTCTTACGGAGGAAGGCATCGAGAGCGCCCAGAAGCTCATGGGCGTCACGAACCTCTACGATCCGCAGAACCTCGAATCGCTGCACATCCTAAACCAGTGCCTCAGGTCCCACTCGCTCTACAAGCGCGACGTGAACTACCTCGTCACCGATGACGGCAAGGTCCTCATCATCGACGAGTTCACGGGCCGCGTCTTGCCGGGCCGCCGCTGGTCCGATGGCCTCCACCAGGCCGTCGAAGCCAAGGAGAACGTGCGCATCCAAGAAGAGACGCGCACGATGGCGACGATCACCTTCCAAAACCTCTTCCGGCTCTACCGGAAGCTAGGCGGCATGACAGGAACGGCCGACACGGAAGCGTCGGAGTTTCACTCGACCTACAAGCTGTCGGTCATCTCGGTGCCGACCAACAAGGGCATCGGCCGCGTCGATCACGAAGACGTCGTTTACAAGACCGAGAAAGAGAAGTTCGCGGCGCTCACGCGCGAGATCTTGGAGTTCCACGAGCGCGGCCAGCCGATCCTCGTGGGCACGACGAGCGTCGAGAAGAGCACCGCCATCGCGAAGATCCTCACGAAGCAGGGGATCCCGCACGCGGTCTTGAACGCGAAGCAACACGAGAAGGAGGCCTACGTCGTCGCGCAAGCGGGACGCAAGGGCGCCATCACCGTGTCGACCAACATGGCCGGCCGCGGCACCGACATCATCCTCGGCGGCAACGCCGAGATGCTCGCCAAGCTCGAGTTCAAAGAGCAAGGGCGAGACCAGGATCTCGATCCCGAGGGCTACCTCAAGACCGTCGAGAAGTACGAGGAGCGCGGCCGCGCTGAGGGCGAAGAGGTCAAGGCCGCCGGAGGCCTCCACATCATCGGCACCGAACGCCACGAGTCACGCCGCATCGACAACCAGCTCCGCGGCCGCGCCGGCCGCCAAGGAGATCCCGGCTCGAGCCGCTTCTACCTGTCGCTCGAAGACGATCTCATGCGCATCTTCGCCGGCGACAAGGTGAAGTCGCTCATGGAGCGCATGGGCATGCCCGACGACGAGCCCATCGTTCACCCTTGGGTAACCAAGTCCATCGGTGACGCGCAGTCGAAGGTCGAAGCGCGCAACTTCGACATCCGCAAGCACCTGCTCGAATACGACGACGTCATGAACGAGCAGCGCAAGACCGTCTACCGGCTGCGCCAACAGCTGCTCGTCGGACGCTACTTGCCCGAGGTCGTCGACGACGAAGGCAAGCCGACGGGCGAGCTGCGCAAGATCGCCGCGAACGACGAGATCCGCGAGTCGATCAAAACGTCGGTGCGGGACATGGTTCTCTTCTTCGCCGAAACGGCCGACGGGGCTCCGCGCCCCGAGACCGTGGAGCAGGTGAAGTCGCTCCGCGACTTGGACGAGCTCGTCCAGCACGTCTACCAATTCTGGGGCTACAAGTTCGACCCGAAAGACGGCGACCGCGCCGCGCCGCAGAAGCTCTACGAGCGGCTCCACACGGAGCTGGCGCAGAGCCTCACGGAACAACGCGAACGACTCCTCGACCTCATCGACGCCGTGCTGAGCGCGATGGTGGAAGAGAGCTGCCCACGGAACGTGCCGCCGGAAGACTGGAAGTGGGCCGAGATGCGCGACTCCTTCGCCGAATATTTCGGCGAGAAGGCGCCCGAGGAGATCGAGCAACTGGCCGACCCGGCCGACGTGGCCCACGCGCTCTACAAGGCCGCGCATGCCGTCCTCGAAGGCAAAGAGAAAGACAAGGACAAGGGCATGGGCCTCGAGCTCTTGCTCCGCGTCTTCCGCATGATCTACCTGAACGAGATCGATCGTTCGTGGGTCGAGCACCTCACGAGCATGGAGCACTTGCGCGACGGCATTGGCCTGCGCGGCTACGGGCAACGCGATCCGAAGCAGGAGTACAAGAAGGAGGGCTACGACCTCTTCGTGAACATGATGCTCGCCTCGTCGAGCAGCGTCATCACGCAGGTGTTCAAGGCTCAGGTGCAGCGCGAGACCGAGGTCGACGAGCTCGAACGCCTCGAGCTCGAGCGGCATCGCGCCGCGCTCGAATCGGTGCAGATGCGCCATGGCAGCATCGTTGACGGCTCTCCCGCCGACGGCGACGACGGCTCGGTGCCGCCGCCGGCGATGCGCAGCCGTCCGCCGCAGGCGCGCGTCTCGCAGAAGCCGGCGCCGAAGGTCGGACGGAACGACCCCTGCCCTTGCGGCAGCGGCCAGAAGTTCCGTCAGTGCCACGGCGCCGCTCTTGAGCCTGAAGGCGGCGCCGACGACGCCACTCCTTGA
- a CDS encoding tyrosine-protein phosphatase, giving the protein MPATFTYNMRTASLLLGLLLVGCSGGPSDEGPAESSDEANLETRSFAVTMASSGASLTLDDAPRLKAGASGKLTCSGKFEGVAGERWSCKRGTEKLELLHRPSKDEATLLYKSGNSPRETFRCTKSGDELRCKTAQRASGGLASPFPSTVNGVTIPNAHAIDGASLLMRGMAPKAPQFDELEAAGVKAVLIFKNATGNGSDVEDEQAELARRGFDAARVHHVPFRWKEIASFKEACEQTVDALAFLKKQEAARKKTFFHCTVGEDRTGMLAAMARLVRTPGASASELFQMEMCERGYGQGNPQKPFTVTRALDEELTPVYRKLAFLVKSGAITASNLDTSACANDPEGTAAFDDDEELSPTGFRCGTSTAY; this is encoded by the coding sequence GTGCCTGCTACATTCACCTACAACATGCGCACCGCGTCGCTTTTGCTGGGACTCCTTCTCGTCGGCTGCAGCGGCGGCCCCTCAGACGAGGGTCCCGCCGAAAGTAGCGATGAGGCGAACCTCGAGACTCGCTCCTTCGCCGTGACGATGGCGTCGAGTGGTGCGTCCCTCACGCTCGACGACGCGCCGCGGCTCAAGGCCGGCGCGAGCGGCAAGCTCACCTGCTCGGGGAAGTTCGAAGGCGTGGCTGGCGAACGCTGGAGTTGCAAGCGAGGAACCGAGAAGCTCGAGCTGCTTCATCGTCCGTCGAAGGACGAGGCGACGCTGCTCTACAAGTCGGGCAACTCGCCGCGCGAGACGTTCCGATGCACGAAGAGCGGCGATGAGCTGCGATGCAAGACGGCCCAGCGCGCGAGCGGCGGGCTTGCGTCGCCGTTCCCTTCTACGGTCAACGGCGTGACCATTCCCAACGCGCACGCCATCGACGGAGCCTCCTTGCTCATGCGCGGCATGGCGCCCAAGGCGCCGCAGTTCGATGAGCTCGAAGCGGCCGGCGTGAAGGCCGTCTTGATCTTCAAGAACGCGACCGGCAACGGCAGCGACGTCGAAGACGAACAAGCTGAGCTCGCTCGTCGCGGCTTCGATGCGGCGCGCGTTCATCACGTCCCCTTCCGCTGGAAGGAGATCGCGTCCTTCAAGGAAGCGTGTGAACAGACGGTCGACGCGCTCGCATTTCTGAAGAAGCAGGAAGCCGCGCGCAAGAAGACGTTCTTCCATTGCACCGTGGGCGAAGATCGCACCGGCATGCTCGCCGCCATGGCGCGGCTCGTCCGCACCCCAGGCGCTTCGGCGAGCGAGCTCTTTCAAATGGAGATGTGCGAGCGCGGCTACGGCCAAGGCAACCCGCAGAAGCCTTTCACGGTGACGCGTGCCCTCGATGAAGAGCTGACGCCGGTTTATCGGAAGCTCGCGTTCCTCGTGAAGAGCGGCGCCATCACGGCGTCGAACCTCGACACCAGCGCGTGCGCCAACGACCCCGAAGGCACCGCCGCCTTCGACGACGACGAA